DNA sequence from the Actinomycetota bacterium genome:
TCCTGCAGGTCCTCGGTCAGGATGATCGGTATGTGATTCAGGCGCGCGGTCGCCCAGATCTGCGCGTCGAAGTAGTGCAGCTGGTAGCGACGGGCACCGCGCATCGCTTCGAGTACCGTATCCGTATCCACCGGCACGGCGCTCCACGCCTGTGCGACACCTTCGACCTGCGCGACTGCATCGTCGGGCTCAAGCGGCGCGACGATTCGTTGCAGCGCGACGTAGAGCTCCGCGAGGACCTGGGTCGACACGACCCCCGCACCGGAGCGTGACAGGTGCTCGAAGACCTCGATCGCCCGCCGTTGCTTCTCCGGCTCGCTCCTGTCGTAGCCATAGACGAGGACGTTCGTGTCAACGAGAAACATCGTGCTCATGCAAGCTCTCTCGTGTCCAGGCTCGCCCCCCCGCGAGAGGGCCTGCATCGGCGCGCTCCCTCATTGCATCCAACACCCTGAGCTGCGAGCTAGTCGCAACCGACGCATCGGCATGCACAAGCCTGTCGAGAGCCTCGCGGACTATCCGGCTCTGAGAGACGCCCTGGGATCTCGCGAGACGTTCTAGGTCCTTGTCCAGCCGCTCGTCGATGCATATCTGCTTGCGTACCATGCGGGCCATGATGCCGCACCTCTCTCAACAGACTCTATCCAGTACCTCTCCTCGGACAGAAGTATTACACATCATATTACACACTCTCGACCTGAGGCGGTGCCTCTCCGCTCACCGACCTGCGCTGAGCAGCTCGTTCACGAGTTCCGCAGCGCGATCAAACGCATCGCGCACCCGATGCTCGTCGTCGTACTCCAGCGTCACGCGAAAGACACCTCGTCCGTCGGCCCGGAAGTCCCAGCGTGTCTCGCCCCGAAGCGTCCTTGGCGAGCCGCCGAGCGCCATGAGTTCAAGCGCGACGTGCTCGAGCAGGTGGGCCGTCTCGGTGTCGGCGAGTTCCGCAGCGATCCCGTGCGCGGAGCCGCATTCGCACCGGTGCCGCAGGATTCCCGGAAGCAACTCGAGAGAGCGCTCAGCGATCCCCGGAAATGCGGTCGTACGGAGGTAGCGCGAATCGGTGACGCGAACGACGGCCTCGATGCGAGAGCCCGCGACCGTCGCATCCTCGATGACGACCGGACTAGGCGTCGTAGGGTCCGCAAACACAGGCGCGGCGTCCCATGTAGTAGGCGAGCGACATGAGTCCCACGACGACCACTACACCTACGATGGCAGCCTGAGTCGCCTTCGTGTCGGTGATCTTGCGGACCTCCGCCTGCGCGAGGTCGCGTACCTCCTCGGCATGGTGTCGAACGTCATCGACGGTGAGGCGCGGTGTCATTTCTGCATCATCCTCGACTTGAAGTAGGTGAAGATCGCGGCTCCCAGCACGAGCATGCCGCCGATGAGGAACAGCGCGCCGGGCCAGGTCAGCCACCGGGCCGTCAGGATCAAGCCGCCCACGGAGATGTACGCCAACCCCAGTGCGAGTAGGAGCGCCGCTGCGATGCCGGACGCAAGTGTCAGGCCGAGTCGCTGCAGGGGAAGGACGATCTTCTCCTTCACAAGCGCCTTCGCCTCCTGGCGCAGCCAGTCAACGATCGTCTGAAGCAGGTCGGCGACCGCGTCGATCACGGTGCGCTCGTCCGGACGCGGCGTCCCTTCGCCCGGCTCGGCCATGCTCCCACCTCCAAAGTCGCGACCCTGATGTGCGAAAACGCTTCCACACGAAGATACCCCAAAACACGGACCCCGGTCCCTGGTGGGGCCGACGTCCGGGGTAGTCCATGTGCGTCCGCGCGCTCTACCTGCCGAGGACGCGATACCTGACGGTCCCGACACCCGAGAAGCCGAGTGCCCGGGCGGTACCAGGTCCCAGATCGAAGGTGCGGCCACCAACGTACGGGCCGCGATCCATGACGACTGCCGTGCAAGAGCGGCCGTTGTACTCGAACTGGATGCGCGTGCCGAAGGCCATCGAACGATGGGCGACAACCATGCTGTCGCGCCTCAGGGCACCTCCGCCGGCCATGGTGTTGCCGTAGAAACCGGGGCCGTACCACGAGACCCTCGCGCTATTCCACCCGCTCGATGTGCCGCGACTGGACTTCGCCGAGAACCTGCGCGATGCGCTTGACCGTGTGCCTGGTGACGTCGAGCGCTTCTTGGCCACAGGTGCTGCCTTGAGCTTCGCGGGCTTCGCGAGAGCGGCGACCGTGACGGTTCCTGCAGGCACATCCAACTTCTCTTCAGCGGCCATAAGACCAATGACCGGTGGCGCGGTGCGCTCTCCGACGCCGATCGTGCCGGCCGGCGCCAGCCGGGGCGCCGCATTGGCGACAGGAAGCGAACCGAGGCCGAGTCCGAGCATCACGGAAGAGACCGCTGCCAGCGCGCCGATGGCGCCTAGCCCGAGCAGAGCGGCGTTGAGCCTATTGCGTATGGACACACGTACCTCCACGTCCGGGAACATGACAGACGACGACCGACGAGGCGCAGGGGTATCCCTGAATCGGGTTGACGCGTGAAGATGAGTAGCTGCCTCGTACCGGGCGAGACCGGCAACATGCCGTCGTCTCGAGCCTTGAATCGCACGAGTATGCTTTTGGCTCCGGACCTTGCTCTTGATTGCGTGCTCTCGGTCGTTCGCGCCCCCGTAGGAACGTCCTGGCCGATCCGATCGAACTCTCTTCACACCAGCGGTGCCGGTCCGCGCGGCTGCTCCGATCGTCTTGCAGCCACAGCTCCACTGGTGCCTTTCAGACACCGAGGGGGGAGTATAGCAGAGGTCAGGCGGGTATGGAAGTGCAGGACCGAACGCACGTTCGTATGACCGAACAACCGGGAACTCCCCCGCGGCAGCCCGGCACCCGGTAGCGAGTGGCCCGCCCTCTAGGGCTGGACGGTCGGTGTGACAACCCCGGACGGCTTCGCTAGCCGCTCGAGAACTGCACCGAGTTGCTCGATGAGCCGCCCGTACTCCGCCCAGTCACCGCTCTTCTGCGCTTCGATCGCCTGCTCGTAGAGATTTCGCGCGGTGGCCGCGTCCACGGTCTCCTCGGCTCCCCCGCCGGTGTCCTGGGGGGCCTCCTTGCCGAAGACCTGAAGCAGTGCCTGCTTGAGGTCGGGGGCCATCTCGATCTTGTCCGCATACACGACGAGCACGCGCGTCAGCTCGGGGATCGCGGTCTGCTCGGCCTGCAGGTACAGGGGCTGGATGTAGACAATCGAGTCATTGAGCGGAATCACGAGCATGTTGCCGAAGATGACCTGACTCCCCCGCTGGCTCCACAGCGTGAGCTGCGGGGAGATCGTCTCGTCCTGGTTGATTCGCGCACTTATCTGCTCGGGCCCGAGGATGACGCGCTGCTTGGGGAACTGGTAGACGATGCGTTTGCCATATTCGGCCGGGTCGGACTTGGCGGCCATCCACCCGATCATGTTGTCGCGGTTTCGCGGGGTGAACGGCATGATCATCTGGAAGTCCTCGGTCTTCTCGCCCGGAAGGCGCATCAGGACGTAGAACGGCTGCATGGCGCCACCCTCGGCCTTCACGCCAGGCAGCTCCCAGGAGTCCTCTTTGTTGTAGAAGACCTGCGGGTTGGTCATGTGGTAGTTCTTGTAGACCTCCGCCTGGACGCTGAAGAGGCCCTCCGGGTAGCGGAAGTGTTCGCGAATCTCCTCGGGGATCTTGTCTCCATCCACCAGCAGGTCGGGGAACACCTTGCGCCAGGCCTGCAGGACTGGATCCGTGTCGTCGAACGCGTACAGGGTCGTCGTGCCGTCGTACGCATCGATCGTCACCTTCACCGAGTTGCGCATGTAGTTCAGACCCGAGATCGGCTGCGAGTACGGGTATCTGTTCGACCACGTGTACCCGTCGAGCACCCACACGATGCGCCCGTTGGCGAGCACCGGATAGGGATCGTCATCGAGCCACAGCCACGGCGCAAGCTTGGCTATGCGCGTCGTGATGTCCCGGTCGAAGAGCACCCGGCTCTCAGGCGTGATATAGCGGCTGAACAGTATCTGCGAGGCGCCGAAACGCAGGGCGAAAGCAACTCGCCTTGGCAGGGAGCCGACCTTGACGCCTGCGGCACCCTCGTAGGTGGCTTCCGCGTTCTCGTCGCCAACCGGGTAGTCGAACTCCTTGATGTCGGTGTTGACCACGACGTAGTCGGTCGTGTGCTCGCCGAAGTAGATCGAGGGCTGAGAGACGTCGAGCCCACCATCGCTGACGGGCGGGATGTCGCGGACGATGAACTTGGGAAGCCCGCGGGTGTCCGCCTCGTTCACGCGACTCATGACCAGGCCGTAGCCGTGCGTATAGACAAGGTGTTGGTTGACCCAGGTCCGCGCCTGATCGGCAAGCTGATTGACGTCCATTTCCCGGGCGGAAACAAGCACTTGTTGCTGCTTGCCATCGATCATGTATCGGTCGATGTCGACGTCCTTGAAGTCGTAGTACGGCCGTATGACCTGCAGTTGACGATAGGACTGCGTCACGATACTGGGGTCCCACAGGCGCACGTTGTCGAGCGTGTCGGCATTGCTGACGACGTCCTCGGCGGTAAGGTCCTCACTCGCCGGGAACGCGCGCGTCTCGATCTCGTCGAGACCGAAGGCCTTGCGCGTGAACTGGATGTTGCGCTCGATGTAGGGCGCTTCGGCGGCGACTTCGTTCGGAGCTACGCGGAACTGCTGGATGAGTGCAGGGTAGATGGAGCCCACGATGACCGAAGCGCCGATCCACAGCCCGAGCGCCGCCAGGGGAAGGCGCCACCCCTTGAAACGAACGTTGATCATCAACGCGAGCGCGGAGGCCCCGGCGATCACCATAAGGATGCGCAGCGCGGGGAGTTGCGCGTGCACATCCGTGTATGACGCTCCAGCGACCTGCCCGCGCGGCGAGAAGTTGAGCTCGTAGATCTTGAGGTAGTAGTCGAAAGCCTTGCTCGCCACGATCAGACCAAGGAGTACTGATAGGTGCACCTTCACGTGCGGCGCGAAACCCTTCAGGCGCGCCCAGGGCTGGATGGAGCCGTCGAGCACGTGCACGACGGCCGTCGCGAGCGTGGTAACTACGAGCATGGCCGGGAGCCAGTCGGCGACGATACGCAGTGCCGGAAGCGAGAACACGTAGTACCCGACGTCCTTGCCGTACTGGGGATCTGTCAAGCCGAAGGTGGTCGAGGCCAGGGCCAGACGCATCGTGTCCCAGTAGCCCGCCATGGCCAGTCCGACCAGGAATGCCGCGCCGGCCGAGCCCCAGAGGATGATCCTGTCGGCGAACGGACCGGCCTTTGCGCGCATGTTGATGATTGCTTCCTCGAACTGCGGGGGCAGATCGCCAACCGAGGTAAGCACCGCTCGCGGAGCCATTGCCCGCGCAACGCGGAGATTCACGAAAAGTAGCGCGAAGGCGACGATGCCGAACGCGACACCCGTGGCGATCTCGCTGACCAGCATGGTGACGAACACTCCGCGCTGGCCCAGGTCCACGAACCAAAGATAGTCGGTCGCGAAACTCGCGAGCCACGTGACGAACGGCAGCGCAACGAAAGCCAGAATCACAATCACGATCGTAGATGTTCGAACCGCTCGATTCTGCTCAGGCATGGTGGCGCGCCCCTTCGTCGGTCATGTCCTCTGATGTGTGATTGTTCCCGATATGGGTCTAGAGATAGTCGTCGATGTCGATATTGACGTCGGCGGCCGACAGCGTGTGCATGACTCCCAGGCCATCCTCGGCAGACAGATCGACGTCAGCCACATCGACTATCGCGCCCGTCGGGTCGGCGATGAGACGCACCACCGGACGAAGCATGTCGAGGCCACTCGGCCGCAGCACGATCCCAACCGATCCATCGGTAAGACGCACGACAGACCGAGGAGGATATACCCCCATCAGGCTCACGAACATGCGAACCAGGTCGGGGTCGTGCGACGTTCCCGATCCCCTGAACAGCACCTCCATGGCCTCGTCCTGCACGCGCGCTGCACTGTAGGCGCGCCGGGAGGTCATCGCGTCGTATGCGTCAGCTACCGCGACGATCCTGGACGCCAGGTGTTGGCGGCGAGGGCGCACCCTCCCCGGGTAGCCGCTCCCGTCGTGCCGCATGTGATGCTCGAGGATGACCACGATCGCCGACTTGTCGAGAGCCGGAATAAGGGCGGCTTGCTGCGCCCCGCGCACGGGGTGTTGCCTGACCAGAGCCCACTCCCCCGG
Encoded proteins:
- a CDS encoding PIN domain-containing protein encodes the protein MSTMFLVDTNVLVYGYDRSEPEKQRRAIEVFEHLSRSGAGVVSTQVLAELYVALQRIVAPLEPDDAVAQVEGVAQAWSAVPVDTDTVLEAMRGARRYQLHYFDAQIWATARLNHIPIILTEDLQDGFDAEGVVVLNPFFDTFDMEALRP
- a CDS encoding septal ring lytic transglycosylase RlpA family protein — its product is MSIRNRLNAALLGLGAIGALAAVSSVMLGLGLGSLPVANAAPRLAPAGTIGVGERTAPPVIGLMAAEEKLDVPAGTVTVAALAKPAKLKAAPVAKKRSTSPGTRSSASRRFSAKSSRGTSSGWNSARVSWYGPGFYGNTMAGGGALRRDSMVVAHRSMAFGTRIQFEYNGRSCTAVVMDRGPYVGGRTFDLGPGTARALGFSGVGTVRYRVLGR
- a CDS encoding UPF0182 family protein translates to MPEQNRAVRTSTIVIVILAFVALPFVTWLASFATDYLWFVDLGQRGVFVTMLVSEIATGVAFGIVAFALLFVNLRVARAMAPRAVLTSVGDLPPQFEEAIINMRAKAGPFADRIILWGSAGAAFLVGLAMAGYWDTMRLALASTTFGLTDPQYGKDVGYYVFSLPALRIVADWLPAMLVVTTLATAVVHVLDGSIQPWARLKGFAPHVKVHLSVLLGLIVASKAFDYYLKIYELNFSPRGQVAGASYTDVHAQLPALRILMVIAGASALALMINVRFKGWRLPLAALGLWIGASVIVGSIYPALIQQFRVAPNEVAAEAPYIERNIQFTRKAFGLDEIETRAFPASEDLTAEDVVSNADTLDNVRLWDPSIVTQSYRQLQVIRPYYDFKDVDIDRYMIDGKQQQVLVSAREMDVNQLADQARTWVNQHLVYTHGYGLVMSRVNEADTRGLPKFIVRDIPPVSDGGLDVSQPSIYFGEHTTDYVVVNTDIKEFDYPVGDENAEATYEGAAGVKVGSLPRRVAFALRFGASQILFSRYITPESRVLFDRDITTRIAKLAPWLWLDDDPYPVLANGRIVWVLDGYTWSNRYPYSQPISGLNYMRNSVKVTIDAYDGTTTLYAFDDTDPVLQAWRKVFPDLLVDGDKIPEEIREHFRYPEGLFSVQAEVYKNYHMTNPQVFYNKEDSWELPGVKAEGGAMQPFYVLMRLPGEKTEDFQMIMPFTPRNRDNMIGWMAAKSDPAEYGKRIVYQFPKQRVILGPEQISARINQDETISPQLTLWSQRGSQVIFGNMLVIPLNDSIVYIQPLYLQAEQTAIPELTRVLVVYADKIEMAPDLKQALLQVFGKEAPQDTGGGAEETVDAATARNLYEQAIEAQKSGDWAEYGRLIEQLGAVLERLAKPSGVVTPTVQP